The nucleotide sequence GCCTTCACCATCTCCTGCGCCAGGCTCGCCAGGCTGCCGGCGGCGCTGCCGATATGCTCCATGGCCGACGACTGTTCCTCGGTGCTCGAGGCGATCTCCTCGGTCCCGGCCGCATTCTCCTGGCTGATGGCGGCGATCTCCTCGGCCGCCTTGACCGCTTGTTCGCTCGCCCCCGCAATTTGCTGGGCCGAGGCGCTTACCTCCTGGACTTGCTGAACCATCTGCTCCACCGCCCGCGCGATGGCCTCGAAGCTCTGGCCGGACGTCTCGATAGACTGAACCCCTTCGGCCACTGCGCTCTGCCCGGCCGCAGAGTTGCGAATCGCCCGGTCCACCTCCTGGCGGATCCCCCCGATGAGCGTGGCGATCTCCGAGGCCGCCTGGCGGGACTGTTCGGCCAGCTTCCTCACCTCCTCGGCCACCACCGCAAAGCCCCGGCCTTGCTCCCCGGCCCGGGCTGCTTCGATGGCTGCATTGAGCGCCAGCAGGTTGGTCTGTTCGGCGATGCCGGTGATCACGTCCACGATCTGCCCAATCCGCTGGGAGCGCTGGCCCAGGTCCTCGACGGCCTTGCCGGATTCGCCCACGGTGGACCGGATCTGGCTCATCTGCTGGAGCATGGCGGCCAGGGCGTTGCGCCCCTCCTTCGCCAGTTGGGCGGTCTGGGCGGTGCCTTCGGCGAGGCGCCGGGCGGTTTCGGCGAGCCGGTGCACCATCTCGCCGGTCTGCCGGGTGGCGCCCGCTGCCGTCGTGGCAGCTGCCGACTGGCGTTGGGTGCCTGCGGCCATCTGGTTCACCGTTGCCGCCACCTGTTGAATGGCCCGGCCCACTTGCTCAGAAGACCTGGCCAGCTCCTGGCTGGACGAGGCGACCTGTTGGGCTGCTCTTCGAGTCTCGCCGATGAGCCCCCTGAACGTGTGCACCAGATGGTTGAACGACGCAGCCGCCTCGCCCATCTCGTCAGAAGAGCGCACGGGCATCCGTTGCGTCAGGTCGGCCGCCTGCGCGGTGGTGCGCAGGCGGTCGCGGAGCAGGATGACGTGCGCTGCGACAGAACGGCCTGCGAGCCAGACCACGAGGGAGGAGAGCAAGAGGCCGCCCACCAGCAGAAGCCACATGGCCTTCTCGCTCGCGGCGTGGTTGGCCTCAGCGCGTGCCACCTGGGCGCGCGTGGTCTCGTTGAACCGGTCCTCGAGCTGGTCGATCTGCGCGCGTGCGGGTTCGAGGATCTCCTGGCGAACCGAATCGGCCTCCCTGACGGCGTCTGCCGCGCTGAGGGCTCCACTTTCGTGCTGGGCGAGGATCTGGCTCGCTCGTTGCTTCCACTGCCCCACACCGGCCACGAAAGCGTCAATCCGGGCTTTGTCCTGCGGGTCGGCGAGCAATGCCCTGGCCTGGGTAGACCTCGAGAGGGCCTGGGTCGCGTTGTCCTCCACGTCCTTGCGCAGCGACGGGTACTTCGGGTCGGCAGGCGAGCGGGCGAACAACTCGTTGAAGGCCGACAGAGCCTGGTAGAGGTCCCGGTCCGCCTGGAGGACGAGGTCAAGGGCAACGATCCGGCGAGTGCCGAGCAGCTCGAGCTCGGAGAAGACCTCCCGGGATGTCCTCACGCCGTTCAACCCGATCATCGCGGCCGCAACGGTTGGTATCAAGATGATGAACCCGAGCCGGACCTTGATCGACCAGTTGGTGGGATTCCACCGCGACACCTGCAGCGATCCCGCCTGCTCGACAGCCACTGGCATCCCTCCTGGAGGGCACCATGGATACCGCTTTCATTGCCGCGCTACGCGAAGGCCCGTCCTCCCCTGAGGACGGTACTGGGGGCCGGAGCCGGTGCCCGGGCTGAGGGCCCGTGATACTGCGAAGGGCCGCCTCCGCCTGCGCCGCCAGCAGGGCCAGCCCGCCCCGTGGAGTCCGGAAGATCTTGGCTACCCACCGCATCGGCCGCCGTCACCCGGGACTTTATGCCCACGCGTGCGGGACCTGGGTCTCACGATCCTTTTGGCCCGCCCGCCGGTTGCCATCCCCGGCCGGGTCGACCACCGGACGCACCACAGGACCGCACATGGCCCGGTCACTACCCGTCGGCCTGTGCCGATGCGCTTCGGGCGCATCTCATGAGGGCGGACAGGCTATGCATCCCGGGTCTACCCAAGATCTCGGAGGTCGGCGCCAACCTTGGGCAGGCGGACGCCCTTGCCGACGTCTTGACGGTGGTGACCAGCCTCCCCGTGCTGCTTGACGTCCTGCAGGGCAACCTAACAGCCTGGCGAATGACGCCTCGCTCGCCCACCACGGCACGGTTCGAGAGGTGAGTGGCCAACATGGGGCGCGTCCTGGCCCTTTACCTGCTCGCGGTGGCAGTTCAGGCGCTGCATGTGCTCGAGGAGTTTCGAACCGGGTTTCACCGCGCCTTTCCTGCGGCACTGGGGTTCAAGCCATGGTCGGATGAGTTTTTCCTCACCCTCAACCTCGTGGCGCTCTCCGTCTTCATCTCGAGCGCCGCCGCCTGGGGCGTGGGATGGAAGCCAGCTGTGGCCGTGATCTGGGCGTTCTCCGTTGCCATGCTCGGAAACGGCATCGTGCATCCCGTGCTCGCCGTCCGTCGGCGCGCCTACTTCCCCGGGATGTACACCGCACTGGCCCACCTGGCGCTGGCCTTGCTGCTCCTACAGGCGCTCCTGCAGGGAGAAACGCACCCCTGGTAGTCTCCGGCGAGCCGTCGCAGTACGGCCCATGTCGAGAGGCTTGCAGCGGCTCCTCTCCCGTCGCTCGAAGGCCCGGTGCGCAGCGAGCGCCAGGACGGCGTAGACGCCCGGTACCGCACTGAGCCGGGACGCCGAGGGCCAGGCTCCGCTGGAGGAGGGGCCAGGGTGGCATGGCGGGGAACGGTGCCGGCCCCCTCAATGCCCCAGCATGCGTGTCAGCACGCCCAACAGGGCGCCGCCCGCGATCAGCCAGGCCGAGTTGAGGCGAAAGCGGGCCAAGGCGACCAGGGCCGCAGCCGCGACGGCCACGGTCAACGGGTCGACCAGAGCCGTCCCGGCCAGCTGCAGGGTGACCCCGGCCATCAAGGCGAGGGACGCTGCGTTGACCCCGTCCAGGACGGCCGAGGTCCACCAAGAGCGCCGGAGCCAGACCCCAAGGGGGTGCACAGCCGCCACGAAGAGAAACGACGGGAGGAAGATGGCTACGGTC is from Limnochorda sp. L945t and encodes:
- a CDS encoding methyl-accepting chemotaxis protein, encoding MAVEQAGSLQVSRWNPTNWSIKVRLGFIILIPTVAAAMIGLNGVRTSREVFSELELLGTRRIVALDLVLQADRDLYQALSAFNELFARSPADPKYPSLRKDVEDNATQALSRSTQARALLADPQDKARIDAFVAGVGQWKQRASQILAQHESGALSAADAVREADSVRQEILEPARAQIDQLEDRFNETTRAQVARAEANHAASEKAMWLLLVGGLLLSSLVVWLAGRSVAAHVILLRDRLRTTAQAADLTQRMPVRSSDEMGEAAASFNHLVHTFRGLIGETRRAAQQVASSSQELARSSEQVGRAIQQVAATVNQMAAGTQRQSAAATTAAGATRQTGEMVHRLAETARRLAEGTAQTAQLAKEGRNALAAMLQQMSQIRSTVGESGKAVEDLGQRSQRIGQIVDVITGIAEQTNLLALNAAIEAARAGEQGRGFAVVAEEVRKLAEQSRQAASEIATLIGGIRQEVDRAIRNSAAGQSAVAEGVQSIETSGQSFEAIARAVEQMVQQVQEVSASAQQIAGASEQAVKAAEEIAAISQENAAGTEEIASSTEEQSSAMEHIGSAAGSLASLAQEMVKAVEVFRV
- a CDS encoding HXXEE domain-containing protein, with the protein product MGRVLALYLLAVAVQALHVLEEFRTGFHRAFPAALGFKPWSDEFFLTLNLVALSVFISSAAAWGVGWKPAVAVIWAFSVAMLGNGIVHPVLAVRRRAYFPGMYTALAHLALALLLLQALLQGETHPW